The DNA window TTCCTTCTGGGGCAATGGGGAGCCATGACTCCTGAAAGCATGACGGTCAGAACCCCGAAGCAGCCCACGTGTGCAGTTGCCCTCAAAGGCCCAGAAGGTCTACATTCAACCAAGCAGTCCACAGGATCTGGTGTGCGGATGCACCCACGCATGCATGTTCCCACCACCATGCACATGTGATTCCCCCAGAAGTGAAGCTGGACTGGCCAAATGTTGGGGTTCGGTTCCCAGGGCTCAGCTCAGGCCCCAGACTTTGATCTGTGCTCTAGGAGACTACTTTTTTCAAAGAGCATCCTAAtagctttctctccttcccttccagcccccaAATGGGGCATGCAACCCCAAGAGTGGGGGGCAGTGATGAGTCGAACAGGCAGGGGGCACAAGGTGGGTGGAAGATACCTTACATCTGTTCCAGTGTACTTCCCCACCTCGCCTGTCTTGAACTCCtctcctccactgcccagctGTGCAGGGGGTGAGGGCTCAAGGGAGGGACTCACAGGTACCTCAAGTCCTGAACCAGCGATTTTGGTTGCCTCAGGCGACAGTCAGAGTTCCTGCCTCAGAGAGCTCCCAGTCTGTTAGGGAATCTGGATAAATGCCTATTCCACTCTCCACAGAGGCACTGGGATGACAGGTGAGCTTAGAGGAGGGTCAGAGAATGTGGAGAGCAGGTGGGGTGACTCGAGgaatgtttcctggaggagacggtcTTGAGCTAGGAGGGCCTTGAACAGGGTGGCCAAATGGCCAGGATGCAGGATGGCTAGGCCAGGAGCAGGGCATCTGTTTGGGGTAGAAAGGATGGTGTGTGCAGAGGCTTGGAGGAGTGATAGGGAAGGGGTACCAGAAAACCAGCTGGGCAGGGCAGAACATcgaagctggggaaaagatgcTAAGAGCACAAGCTCTACCTGCCAGAGTAAGACCAGTGACCTGTGACCACCAGTGAGCCAGTCAGTGTTCAGTTTCCAGCAGAGACCAAAAGACACATGGAGGAACAGTGTAATACTGTCCTTGATAGCCCACGGTTATAGATGTGCCTTCTAAAATCCCTCATCTTTCCCTGGGATTACTTATCTTggatccaatcagtcaatcaattgatcgatcggtggtatttatggaggacttACTGGGGCCTAAACTCTTCTGAGGTCTTCTTATTGAGCTGGCATTTCCCCTCTATATCCCCTCTGGTAATTCATGTTGGACATCTCGCTCAGGAAtggatccaaacccctcttgaacctgctgagTGTCTCTTTGGGAAGGCATTCCAAAAACTTAGCATCCACTGGGCAAGAAAAAGCATGACCTTTTCTTGGCTTGGTTTTGCAGAATCCTCCTGATGGGACCCATTAGCAGTCGAGCCCCTGCGAAGGCCAGGTTCTGGGGCCTCTCAGGCAAGATGTTTGCTCACCACCACCCTGGGACTGTCCACGGGGCTGGGTCAGGGAAGACCCAGAGACCCTTTGTAAGAAGGGTACTAGGGTTGGGGGCCGTCAGGATAGAGAAAGCAAGAAAAAAGCAGGAATGGCTTTAAAGTGGGCCAGGTTTTGTGCTGTTAAAGGTACAAATGTAAGGACTAATGAGTGATTTATGGAGATTTAGTAAATGGGCTGGAAGGGGGCATGAAGCCGGAGGTGGGCAATAAGGGCAACCTCAGAGGATTAGACGGTCCGGCTCCAGATttcgttttctctctctttctctctctctctctctctgccactttctACGCCTCTGACTTGCCATCGCTCTCTCCCTGGGTCTCATTTCAGATGTTTTCCCTGAAGCCCTTTGAAATGAATGGACTCCCCAAGGCAGTGCCTTTAAGTTTGCCTTACCAAGACTTCAAGCGGGACCTGTCAGACTACCGGGAAAGAGCCCGTCTCCTCCAGCGCATTAAGCGAGTTGAGTTCTCCCATGTGGTCTTcacagccccctgccctcccgctcctcccccgcaGCTGGAGGTCAATGGCAAGGgtaacagggaggaggaggaggaggaggaggaagaggaggaggagggagaggacaaagaggaggaggaagaggaggagaaggaagaggaagaggaggaggaggaggaggaagaggaagaagaggaggacgaggaggaggaggaagaggaggaagacggaGGCCTCCTGGGAGAGAAGCTGGAGCCTCAGAGTGTCTCCAGCAGTGACGTGAGTCAGAAGAGCACAGAGCGCAGCCAGGAAGGGGCCCCGTCCACCTTGCTGGCGGAGGACCACAGAGAGTCCAGGGGCCGGGCGTCCGTAGCTGAGGGGGacctggagctggaggaggggtcCAAGACCCTGGTTTTGTTCTCCCCGGGTGACATGAAGAAGTCTTCCCCAGCGACCCCCGACCTGGCGCCTGACCCTGACCTGGGCACCCTGGCCGCCCTGAGCCCTCATGGCGAGCGGCCCCAGCCCCTGGGCAGCCAGCTGGATGTCTCAGAGCCGGGCACGTGGTCCTCGGTGCTCAAATCCGAGCCAAAGCCCCCCTCGcccgcggccccggccgccgccgcctcctcgccCTTCACCAAAGTCGAGCGGACCTTCGTGCACATTGCCGAGAAAACCCATCTGAACGTCATGTCTTCCAACGGGCAGCCGCTGCTGCGGCCCGAGGAGACCGGGCCGGgtgaggggccgggcctggaggaggaggccgagctgGAGGAAGGCCCGCTGCCCTGGGAGAACGTGAGCGCCCTGTCTGGGGTTGATGGGGCCGAGCTGGAGAGCTGCACCCTGTCCGTCCTCCTGGCGGATGCCCCCGTGCCCAACGGCCTGCCCCTTCAGCCGCTCGCCGGCCCAGATGGACAGCCCCCTCCCAAGCTGCAGATGCTGGAGCCAGAGGAGCAGAGGCCGGACCAGGGTGGGCTGGGCCCGGAGCCCCCGaggggcgcccccggccccccacagcCACCTGGCCGTCGGAcacccccgggcccccgctctCGGAGCCGGATCCCTGTCCTGCTCTCGGAGGAGGACACCGGCTCTGATCTGTCCGCCTCCGCCTCCATGTCTGCCAAAGAGAGGCGGTCCAAGCGGTGCCGGCAGCCCGACCTGGCCCGGCTGATcatggagaagaggcagagccggctCCTACGCCTGGCCTCGGGCGCCTCGTCCTCCACCTCGTCTGGGGACGAGTGCCGCCGGCCGTCTGAGACCCTGTCCGCCACAGGCTCAGAGGAGGACACCCACGGCTCGGATGACACGGGGTCCAGGAGGGGGCCGCGAGGGGCGGCCCCGGAGCCCAGGGAAGACCGAGCGGCCCCGAGCACCAGGAGCCGCATCCCCCGCCCCGTTGCCCCCATGGCCAGGACCCCTacggccgagcgccggggggggaagCCCACCTTCACGGGGCCCAGGCCTCTCCAATGGCGGCGCCTCGCCAGAAACACCCATCCGCAGTAGGTGAGAACTCAGACCCACCTGCTCCCCCCCAGGGCCCCTCCAGAGGAAACTCCCCCCGGGAGCCCCTCAGCTAACCTGGGGGTCCATTCCCTCCCACGGCCCTTGGCAGCTTGTGGGCCCTTCAGACCGATCTGGCTGGCAGCCCCTTGGAGACCTGCATATCCTGAGGATCCCGGGAGGCTGATGGTTCCGGTCCCCCCCAGGGGATCCATACCCTGATTCGCTTATGGCCTGGGAGACCCAGTTCCACCCAGAGCCCTCCCAGGACCCTCCACGGACCCTCCAAGGCTGACATCAGGTCCGGGAAGTAGCTACCAGAGCCCCCAGGAGTACTCCAGAGAGGTCCCCGTTCTCAACAAGTCACGTGCAAGCTAGCAAAGCCACAGGGTAGGCCACGGCTGGGCTGGCCCTGGAGGTCGGGGGGTCTTCAGGAGAgtccacctgcccaaggtctcgaGTTCAGCGTTTTCCTAGCCATCAGGCCGACCAAGCTGAGACAGGTGGGGGCTGGGTCGAGTGAGcccagggaggagcaggagggactgggatggagggaagaagcCGGGTTGGTTGCTGCTTTGGAAACTCAAAACTGAGTGGGGTGCATTGACCACCCCCCCCAGGGACTCCCCCTCCCACTAACGTCTCCCACCCTTCtggtcttcctccttctctcaccaCAGGCTCCAGCTGCAGAGACCCTCGGGGCCGGCCGCCACTCCCGTCCACCCTGGCTTGCGCGCCAAGCAGCCCCCGAGCCGGCCGCCCTCGTCCTCGAGCCCCGCGCCCCGTGGAGCCGGCCTCAGGCCCTCCGGCCTCTCCGCCCGCCACCTCAGCGCTTCCTCCCGGAGCCAGTCGCTGTGCCGGAGGGAGAGCTTCTCCCCATCTCATCCGGCCAGGCCGACCGGTCCCCCTCAGCTGCAGGGGgcccctccggcccgggcccAGCCTCGGGGGCCTGGGGTTCCCCAGCCCGAGGGTTCCGCCTCTCCTGGGGGCCCCAAGAAAGGACTGAAAGGGAAACTCCAGACTCAGAGCCCAGCAACCAAAGGCAGAGCAGCGGTGGCAGAGGGCAAAGCTGTGGCCAGATAATGATCTTTGGCTTTGGATCTCCATCAGGCTGGGGTCCCCTCCCCGTGGCGCCTCGACACCTGAATAGCCAGCCCCAGCACAACCCCACACGCCAGACCCACTAGCAAGCCGCCAGCTGTCCCCTCCCGCTTTCTCCCCACCCACCGCCACCCACGCCCACCCTGAAGCCTGCCGCTGGCCAGGCAGGGTGGGAGCGTGGTGGCACGGGCCCAGGCTTCtcgctcccccatctcccccatcctaccccccgccccctcgtTGGTGCTGAACGCGCGTTCCTTTCTCAGCAATACCAGGCTCTCCCCTCCACTGCCTATAGGAAACGGTGGAGGCCGGAGGGGCGGCGGCAGGGGAGGGTCTCTCCGGCTGCTCTGGGCTCCCGTCCACAGGAAGAAGAGATTGGGGAGCGGCTTTCGCACCTGGGAgtccccaggtgggagagggcggGGAAGAGGCACAGCCCTGGCTCCCCCAGGCCCCGGTGAAGAGTTGTGGCCGGGGCTCCCGAGTGGATCGGGCGTGGGAGGGCTGACCTGAAgagaggaatttggagagggatCGAACCTGAAGGCAGCAGCGGCCAACTTCCAACtggtcctctccacccccaactccatgccccctgcccgcctcctgcccgccccccacccaccccacagctCCATCCTTCTGGCTCTGGCACAGgggtcttccttcctcccttgggGACTGCCCTCGGACTCCTAGCTGGCCACCACCCACCGCCTCTGGGAACTGTGCCTGAGGCCTCCTGCCCCCCACTTTCTCTGGGGTGCGGCAGACCAGCTCTTCCCATCAGTGGGCTGGGGCATGGGAGTGGGGGACGTTAGACACCTTCCCCGGACCCGTCGGACCCTCGGTGCCTCTCCGaggcgagggaggggaggccaggccaggcccagcTACACCCAGtagttcccctttcctcctccttcccccaaggCAGCATCGCCGGGCCAGCAGAGGCAGCCAAGGGACGCCGAGCGGCCCCCAGGTACACGGTGGGGGCGGGCTGCGGGGGTGAGTGTTTCGGTGGGGGTGGCTCTGTCCCATCCCAAGCACccgggagggggaatgggaggacaggaaggggtcagaggaaagagaaggtcTCCGTCCCGCTCCTTTCAAACTCCGCACGGGACTGGCGGACCAGAATCCAAGTATCCCAGGTCTGGTAGGGCTAACCCGAGTTCACCCCCTCCATTCCCCTACCTccagcagaatcaatcaatcaattattgagctcttattatatgcagagcactgtactcagcgcttgggagagttcaacgcaacagagttggtagacacgtcccctgcccacaaggagcttacggtctagagaatgaCCCTTCTTCCGGCTCAGCCAGTTACCGAAAGACCTCAGCCTCATTAGTTTGCCCGTCTGAGAATCTCCCGCCCCGCACATCTATCCTCAATCAGCCCATTTGCTCTTGTTCTACCCTGCATGGAGATGGAAATCAGCCTGTCCCCTCCTCTGGCTTTGACTCCACAGAGACTGTCAGACTGTTCACTCCTCAGGGCCCCCTTGACCTTCTCTCCCCCAGGACGAACACCAGGACGGGCTCCCTTAGGCACAAAAACCATGGCCATTAACCCCCTTCCCGGGGCACCCTAAGGACTGAGGCTGGCACCAGGTGGGGCTGGCAAAGCTATCCGTGGGGGTCACTGTGTTCCAGGgtctccatcaaccaatcaatgatatttattgagtgcttactgtgtgcagagccctgaactaagcgattggaagagaagcagcgtgaattattagaaaaagcacgggcctgggagccagaggacctgggttctaatccctgctcttgccacatgtctactgggt is part of the Ornithorhynchus anatinus isolate Pmale09 chromosome 19, mOrnAna1.pri.v4, whole genome shotgun sequence genome and encodes:
- the TTBK1 gene encoding LOW QUALITY PROTEIN: tau-tubulin kinase 1 (The sequence of the model RefSeq protein was modified relative to this genomic sequence to represent the inferred CDS: deleted 1 base in 1 codon), which gives rise to MQCLAAALRDEANMSGGGEQADILPANYVVKERWKVLKKIGGGGFGEIYEAMDLLTRENVALKVESAQQPKQVLKMEVAVLKKLQGKDHVCRFIGCGRNEKFNYVVMQLQGRNLADLRRSQPRGTFTLSTTLRLGKQILESIEAIHSVGFLHRDIKPSNFAMGRLPSTYRKCYMLDFGLARQYTNTTGEVRPPRNVAGFRGTVRYASVNAHKNREMGRHDDLWSLFYMLVEFAVGQLPWRKIKDKEQVGMIKEKYEHRMLLKHMPSEFHLFLDHIANLDYFTKPDYQLIMSVFENSMKERGITENEAFDWEKAGSDILLSTSTSTPPQQNTRQTAAMFGVVNVTPVPGDLLRENTEDVLQGEHLSDQENAPPILPGRPVEGLGPTLHPSGPDAEVWEETDVNRNKLRINISKTQCVVEEEPSRGLGPSSPVRAPPDSPTTPVRSLRYRRVNSPESERLSTADGRADLHERRSRMDLPGSPSRQACSSQPAQMLSIDTGQADRQASGRVDASASVEHEALSNAFRSVPLAEEEDFDSKEWVIIDKETELKDFHPGAEPSTSGTTDEEPEELRPLEEGEERRRPPAEAAVRPKVPDGRGRVMQTVAEEDVGQQRQEAQESALLGGPAHSPLHPVHPARQRRRESDPTGPQRQMFSLKPFEMNGLPKAVPLSLPYQDFKRDLSDYRERARLLQRIKRVEFSHVVFTAPCPPAPPPQLEVNGKGNREEEEEEEEEEEEGEDKEEEEEEEKEEEEEEEEEEEEEEEDEEEEEEEEDGGLLGEKLEPQSVSSSDVSQKSTERSQEGAPSTLLAEDHRESRGRASVAEGDLELEEGSKTLVLFSPGDMKKSSPATPDLAPDPDLGTLAALSPHGERPQPLGSQLDVSEPGTWSSVLKSEPKPPSPAAPAAAASSPFTKVERTFVHIAEKTHLNVMSSNGQPLLRPEETGPGEGPGLEEEAELEEGPLPWENVSALSGVDGAELESCTLSVLLADAPVPNGLPLQPLAGPDGQPPPKLQMLEPEEQRPDQGGLGPEPPRGAPGPPQPPGRRTPPGPRSRSRIPVLLSEEDTGSDLSASASMSAKERRSKRCRQPDLARLIMEKRQSRLLRLASGASSSTSSGDECRRPSETLSATGSEEDTHGSDDTGSRRGPRGAAPEPREDRAAPSTRSRIPRPVAPMAGPLRPSAGGGSPPSRGPGLSNGGASPETPIRSRLQLQRPSGPAATPVHPGLRAKQPPSRPPSSSSPAPRGAGLRPSGLSARHLSASSRSQSLCRRESFSPSHPARPTGPPQLQGAPPARAQPRGPGVPQPEGSASPGGPKKGLKGKLQTQSPATKGRAAVAEGKAVAR